One genomic region from Arthrobacter sp. YN encodes:
- the cls gene encoding cardiolipin synthase: MLFPFPFGQEWTWLLGAWAIAEVIMRIVLLGVIPGNRRPTTAMAWLLAVFLIPSVGFVLFLLFGNFKLSRRRREQQEEVNRRVRAVTSDLADPVSVYSGPEWVKSAGELNHRLGSLPMVDGNKVELIPGYQESIKAMAEAVKGAKSYVNAEFYIMSSDSVTDELLTELENAAERGVTVRLLFDHIGTLRVKGYRRLIRRLKAGKIQWKRMLPLLPIHGQWRRPDLRNHRKIMVIDGEIAFTGSQNLIEPSYNNPKHHKVGRKWVELMSRLEGPIVATLNVVFATDWLSETDESLEDQLRLPTQPAPGKVTAQVVPSGPGFATENNLRLFNTLIYSAQHRISICSPYFVPDDSLLYAITTAAQRGVDVELFVSEKGDQFLVHHAQRSYYEALLGAGVRIYLYRAPYVLHAKHFTIDDEVAVLGSSNMDMRSFSLNMEVSVMLLGAETVNLMRAVESTYREVSRELMLDDWMDRPPLAKYVDNVARLTATLQ, translated from the coding sequence GTGCTCTTTCCTTTTCCGTTTGGCCAGGAGTGGACCTGGTTACTGGGTGCATGGGCCATTGCGGAAGTCATTATGCGCATTGTGCTGCTGGGCGTCATTCCCGGCAACCGGCGTCCCACCACCGCCATGGCTTGGCTTTTGGCTGTGTTTCTCATCCCATCTGTCGGGTTCGTCCTGTTCCTGCTCTTCGGCAATTTCAAGCTGTCGCGGCGCCGGCGTGAGCAGCAGGAGGAGGTCAATCGCCGGGTTCGTGCGGTGACCTCCGATCTGGCTGATCCCGTCAGCGTCTATTCCGGGCCGGAATGGGTGAAGTCGGCGGGCGAGCTGAACCATCGGCTTGGATCGTTGCCTATGGTCGACGGCAACAAGGTGGAGCTGATCCCCGGTTACCAAGAGTCCATCAAAGCCATGGCTGAAGCAGTCAAGGGCGCCAAGAGCTACGTCAACGCCGAGTTCTACATCATGAGCAGCGATTCCGTGACGGATGAACTGCTCACCGAACTGGAGAACGCGGCCGAACGCGGTGTGACCGTCAGACTGCTCTTCGACCACATCGGAACGTTGCGCGTCAAGGGATACCGTCGACTGATCCGCCGGCTCAAAGCAGGCAAGATCCAGTGGAAGCGGATGCTGCCGCTGCTGCCTATCCACGGTCAATGGCGGCGCCCCGACCTCAGGAACCACCGCAAGATCATGGTGATCGACGGCGAGATTGCGTTCACCGGCTCGCAGAACTTGATTGAGCCTTCCTACAACAACCCCAAGCACCACAAGGTGGGCCGCAAATGGGTGGAGCTCATGTCCCGCTTGGAGGGCCCGATCGTTGCCACGCTTAACGTGGTTTTCGCTACGGACTGGCTCAGCGAAACCGACGAATCGCTGGAAGACCAGCTGCGCTTGCCCACCCAGCCGGCGCCGGGCAAGGTCACCGCCCAGGTAGTGCCGAGTGGCCCCGGGTTCGCCACCGAAAACAACCTGCGCCTGTTCAACACGCTGATTTACTCGGCGCAGCACCGGATATCCATCTGCAGCCCGTACTTTGTCCCGGACGATTCCCTCCTCTACGCCATCACCACAGCTGCGCAGCGAGGTGTTGACGTGGAACTCTTTGTCTCCGAGAAGGGCGATCAGTTCCTGGTCCACCACGCCCAACGCTCCTACTACGAAGCCTTACTGGGGGCCGGTGTCCGAATTTACCTGTACCGGGCGCCGTACGTCCTCCACGCCAAGCACTTCACCATTGATGACGAGGTAGCCGTGCTCGGTTCCAGCAACATGGACATGCGCTCCTTCTCATTGAACATGGAGGTCTCGGTGATGCTCCTTGGCGCCGAAACCGTGAACCTCATGCGGGCCGTGGAGTCCACATATCGCGAGGTGTCCCGTGAGCTTATGCTGGACGATTGGATGGATAGACCCCCGTTGGCCAAGTATGTGGATAACGTGGCCAGATTGACCGCGACGCTTCAGTAG
- a CDS encoding aminodeoxychorismate lyase — MTSPAPTVLVFLDPAFENGRIADSSQPQLMATDLGATRGDGVFESLLAVQGRPRKVQAHLNRLGSSAAALDLALPGQDVWRRAIETAINEFRDVHPAPTPEEDEVVVKLIVTRGVEGAASPTCWVQASPSPAGSRRQRQTGIDVVLLDRGFDTEAGERAPWLLLGAKTLSYAVNMAALRYAHKQGADDAIFTSTDGRVLEGPTSTVLLAHLETVDDGDGSVRTVRRLITPQLDSGILPGTSQGALFAAAKAAGWELGYGPLEPQDLFDADAVWLISSIRLIAPVNHINGKEVGTSEVRKQLTAELNHLFAGIE, encoded by the coding sequence ATGACTTCACCTGCCCCCACGGTCCTCGTTTTCCTGGACCCCGCCTTCGAAAATGGTCGTATTGCCGATTCCAGCCAGCCGCAACTCATGGCAACGGATCTGGGTGCCACCCGCGGCGACGGCGTGTTCGAATCGCTCCTCGCTGTGCAAGGCCGCCCCCGCAAAGTCCAGGCTCACCTGAACCGATTGGGCAGTTCTGCGGCAGCCTTGGACCTTGCGCTTCCTGGGCAGGATGTCTGGCGCCGCGCCATCGAGACAGCCATCAACGAATTCCGCGATGTTCACCCTGCCCCTACGCCTGAAGAGGACGAGGTAGTGGTCAAGCTGATTGTGACCCGTGGCGTTGAAGGCGCCGCCAGCCCGACGTGCTGGGTACAGGCTTCGCCCTCACCTGCAGGCAGCCGCCGTCAGCGGCAGACGGGCATCGACGTCGTACTTTTGGACCGTGGCTTCGACACCGAAGCAGGCGAGCGCGCGCCATGGCTGCTCCTGGGCGCGAAGACGCTCTCTTATGCCGTGAACATGGCGGCGCTTCGCTACGCCCACAAGCAAGGTGCTGACGACGCGATCTTCACCTCCACTGACGGCCGGGTCCTGGAAGGCCCGACGTCCACCGTGTTGCTGGCGCACCTTGAAACGGTCGACGACGGCGACGGTTCCGTCAGGACGGTTCGTCGCCTCATCACTCCCCAGCTTGATAGCGGCATCCTCCCGGGCACCTCGCAGGGCGCATTGTTCGCCGCAGCGAAGGCCGCTGGCTGGGAACTTGGTTATGGCCCTTTGGAGCCGCAGGACTTGTTCGATGCCGATGCCGTCTGGCTGATCTCCAGCATCCGGCTGATCGCCCCCGTAAACCACATCAACGGTAAAGAGGTGGGCACGTCCGAGGTGCGCAAACAGCTCACTGCTGAGCTGAACCACCTGTTTGCGGGGATCGAGTAA
- a CDS encoding amino acid permease, with amino-acid sequence MGLSSPTEAEASATEAQSRTEASQTGLRRSMEARHLVMIAMGGVIGSGLFVSSGYTIATAGPLGAVLAFLIGAVVVYLVMACLGELAVAFPVSGAFHIYAARTIGPATGFATAWLYWLCWAVALGSEFTAAGLLMQRWFPGVDVWIWCFVFATVLFTLNAVSSRVFGESEFWFALIKVAAVVGLIILGGAALAGFHPLATGGDYPSFGENFSTPEGLFPNGFTGVFVTCLAVFYAFSGSELIGVAAGETANPGANIPKAMRTTVIRLMIFFVGAIVVIAATIPYEQVSVDESPFVTVFSMLGIPYAADIMNFVIITALLSAGNCGLFSCARMLFSLADEGHAPQVFKKLTKRGIPMVALCVSMLGGLASLISSVVAPATVYLVLVSVAGFATVGVWMSIVASHFIYRRTFIKNGGDLSTLPYKAPLFPLVPILAFALCLVSLIGIAFDPNQVAALLFGVPFVGACYAVFYFKYGRRRSLKKAVNA; translated from the coding sequence ATGGGACTCAGCTCCCCCACAGAAGCCGAAGCATCGGCAACCGAGGCACAGTCCCGCACTGAGGCCTCACAGACAGGATTGCGACGGTCCATGGAGGCCCGGCACCTGGTCATGATCGCCATGGGCGGCGTCATCGGTTCAGGCCTGTTCGTCAGTTCGGGATACACCATCGCCACTGCGGGCCCTTTGGGCGCGGTCCTGGCGTTCCTCATCGGCGCCGTGGTGGTCTATCTGGTGATGGCCTGCCTCGGGGAGCTCGCTGTTGCGTTCCCCGTCTCCGGCGCCTTCCACATTTATGCCGCCCGGACCATCGGCCCCGCCACGGGATTCGCCACTGCCTGGCTGTACTGGCTTTGTTGGGCCGTGGCCTTGGGCTCGGAATTTACAGCGGCCGGGCTCCTCATGCAGCGCTGGTTCCCAGGCGTCGACGTCTGGATCTGGTGCTTCGTCTTCGCCACCGTCCTGTTCACACTCAACGCCGTTTCATCGCGTGTCTTTGGCGAATCGGAGTTCTGGTTCGCGCTGATCAAGGTCGCCGCCGTCGTCGGCCTGATCATCCTTGGTGGCGCCGCGCTGGCGGGCTTCCACCCCCTCGCCACGGGCGGCGATTACCCCTCCTTTGGCGAGAACTTCAGCACTCCGGAAGGTCTGTTCCCGAACGGTTTCACCGGCGTTTTCGTGACCTGCCTGGCAGTCTTCTATGCCTTCTCCGGCTCGGAACTGATCGGCGTTGCCGCGGGCGAAACTGCCAACCCCGGCGCGAACATCCCCAAAGCCATGCGCACCACGGTCATCCGGCTCATGATCTTCTTCGTCGGCGCGATCGTGGTCATAGCAGCCACCATTCCGTACGAACAAGTCAGCGTGGACGAGAGCCCGTTCGTCACCGTTTTCTCCATGCTCGGCATCCCGTACGCCGCGGACATCATGAACTTCGTGATCATCACGGCGCTGCTCTCCGCAGGCAACTGCGGACTCTTCTCCTGCGCCCGCATGCTCTTCTCGTTGGCTGACGAAGGCCACGCACCGCAGGTCTTCAAGAAACTCACCAAGCGCGGCATCCCCATGGTGGCGCTTTGCGTGAGCATGCTTGGCGGCCTGGCCTCATTGATCAGCAGCGTTGTGGCACCGGCCACCGTCTACCTTGTGCTCGTCTCGGTGGCCGGCTTCGCCACCGTGGGTGTCTGGATGTCCATCGTGGCCTCTCACTTCATTTACCGGCGGACCTTCATCAAGAACGGCGGTGACCTCAGCACCCTTCCCTATAAGGCACCGCTGTTCCCGCTGGTTCCGATCCTGGCTTTCGCCCTCTGTTTGGTCTCCCTGATTGGCATCGCCTTCGACCCCAACCAGGTAGCAGCGCTGCTGTTCGGCGTTCCGTTCGTGGGGGCCTGCTACGCCGTCTTCTACTTCAAGTACGGCCGACGACGGTCGCTCAAGAAGGCCGTGAACGCGTAG
- a CDS encoding carboxymuconolactone decarboxylase family protein, with protein sequence MPEQETKPRLAGYLDKQQPDLYATLSHYSQQLVEEADRLGISRRTLELINYRCSQINGCAFCLDLHHRRALKYGETEQRLSLVAVYKEVQLFEPAEVVAMEIAEQITRMSSSRPSPELFEKARQHYNDQQISVLCMAAIGINAFNRLSILSEHPVRAAKK encoded by the coding sequence ATGCCTGAACAGGAAACAAAACCACGTCTTGCCGGCTATCTGGACAAGCAGCAGCCGGATCTTTATGCGACTCTGAGCCACTACTCCCAGCAGCTCGTCGAGGAAGCTGACCGGCTGGGTATTTCGCGCCGGACACTTGAACTCATCAACTATCGCTGCTCTCAAATCAATGGGTGCGCCTTCTGCCTGGACCTTCATCATCGTCGGGCCCTGAAATACGGCGAAACGGAACAGCGTTTGTCATTGGTGGCTGTTTACAAGGAAGTGCAGCTCTTCGAGCCCGCGGAAGTGGTCGCGATGGAAATTGCAGAGCAGATCACCCGGATGAGCTCGTCGCGGCCTAGCCCCGAGCTCTTCGAAAAGGCCCGGCAGCACTACAACGACCAGCAGATCAGTGTGCTTTGCATGGCCGCCATCGGAATCAACGCCTTCAACCGCCTGTCCATTTTGAGCGAGCACCCGGTACGCGCGGCCAAGAAGTAG
- a CDS encoding PLP-dependent cysteine synthase family protein has product MVSTAIRRQGVHAAARLPDGLDASVLDKVGNTPLVKLESLGRGLGSTIHIKLESENPGGSIKDRTALSMVRAAERSGELKPGATIVESTSGNTGIGLALIGHLTGHPVVVVTGDTISEEKLAALHNYGARVILTDWNAPSESPENARAVAARITAETSGAWRPMQFDNPANPLAHYETTGPEIWEQTGGLVTHFVAGIGTGGTISGNGRFLKEQLAALRPGGHLEVVGADPYGSAYSGGHPGEILVDGVGNSWPEPEWPKAFDRSIVDRFLRIPNDEVYTTVHRLLEEEGLALGPSSGLAVAAAIRVARAAPHSSVVVAIAPDAGTNYMSKAFNPVWLAEHGIRLAADTPAARE; this is encoded by the coding sequence GTGGTGAGTACGGCGATTCGTCGGCAAGGAGTTCACGCAGCGGCCCGACTGCCGGACGGGCTGGACGCCTCGGTCCTGGACAAAGTGGGCAACACTCCACTGGTGAAGTTGGAGTCGCTGGGCCGCGGACTGGGCAGCACCATCCACATCAAGCTTGAGTCCGAAAACCCCGGCGGCTCCATCAAAGACCGCACCGCACTCAGCATGGTTCGGGCGGCTGAAAGGTCCGGGGAGCTGAAGCCGGGAGCCACTATCGTGGAGAGCACCTCGGGCAACACCGGGATCGGCCTGGCGCTCATTGGCCACCTGACCGGACATCCCGTGGTGGTGGTGACAGGCGACACGATCTCCGAGGAGAAGCTCGCCGCGCTGCACAACTACGGCGCCCGCGTGATCCTGACCGACTGGAACGCGCCGTCGGAGTCGCCGGAGAACGCCCGGGCTGTGGCTGCGCGGATTACGGCCGAGACGTCCGGTGCGTGGCGGCCCATGCAGTTCGACAACCCCGCCAATCCCCTTGCCCACTACGAAACCACCGGCCCCGAAATCTGGGAGCAGACCGGTGGCCTGGTCACGCACTTCGTGGCGGGCATCGGAACCGGTGGGACCATCAGCGGGAACGGGCGGTTCTTGAAGGAACAGCTAGCTGCCCTGCGCCCAGGCGGACATCTGGAAGTTGTTGGCGCCGACCCCTACGGCTCTGCCTACAGCGGCGGCCATCCCGGCGAGATCCTGGTGGATGGCGTGGGAAACTCCTGGCCCGAGCCTGAATGGCCCAAGGCCTTCGACCGTTCCATCGTGGACCGCTTCCTCCGCATCCCCAACGACGAGGTTTACACCACCGTTCACCGGCTCCTCGAGGAGGAAGGGCTCGCGCTCGGCCCCTCCTCGGGGCTCGCTGTCGCCGCCGCCATCCGGGTGGCACGCGCCGCGCCTCACAGCTCGGTGGTGGTTGCCATAGCGCCCGACGCCGGAACGAACTATATGAGCAAGGCCTTCAATCCCGTGTGGCTGGCAGAGCACGGCATCCGGCTCGCCGCCGACACCCCTGCCGCCCGCGAGTAG
- a CDS encoding aromatic amino acid ammonia-lyase, translated as MESSEPRTLVLGTAPVRAADVALAASDPGFHVKLNHDALSLIGRSRDVLERTAASGQRVYGLNTLLGSGRDTAVGEKSLLAYQVQVVRYHNSGVGSYLDRHAARALILARLVGFSRGGSGVRPETANFYAGLLNRGVLPAIPREGSVGSSDLTQLAAVAAVAIGEGEAFDADGALVPGAKALADAGLQPLILAPGEALALVSANAYSVGAGTLALLRLQHLARLADVALSLSLETIARYDGGGNLSPFSPAIQAAKAVNGQGDSAAAVRHLLSGGWMEDVRPEVSVQDALSFRAAPQTHGALRSLVAQLSAALEVELNGRGDNPLVDVESGLMVSGGNFQPMQLALAFEGLRVALAHVGISSERRIAKLYPPQRAIRAKHLHAASTQASAEWSGTGSESSPASALAQEELPGLLWYSAAGLLAELKFLAAPATLGAPTLSADVEDHSTLAPLALQQLEKSVEVLEKLLTIEALTASYLLLEAGAAQPLGKGTGVVVGRLADVLADRPSAPDLVERARTELRGAVDQVFPEAEEGVGSW; from the coding sequence ATGGAGTCTTCCGAACCGCGGACTTTAGTGCTGGGAACGGCTCCGGTGCGTGCTGCTGACGTGGCGCTGGCCGCTTCTGACCCGGGGTTTCACGTGAAACTCAACCACGATGCGTTGTCTTTGATCGGTCGCTCCCGTGACGTACTGGAGCGCACCGCCGCCTCCGGGCAGCGGGTTTACGGACTCAATACGTTGCTCGGATCCGGCCGGGACACTGCTGTGGGGGAGAAGTCGCTCCTGGCCTATCAGGTCCAGGTGGTCAGGTATCACAACAGCGGAGTGGGCTCGTATCTGGACCGTCACGCCGCCCGCGCCCTGATCCTCGCCCGACTTGTAGGCTTCAGCCGCGGCGGTTCCGGCGTGCGGCCCGAAACAGCAAACTTCTACGCCGGGCTCCTCAACCGCGGCGTCCTGCCCGCCATCCCGCGCGAAGGATCGGTGGGCTCATCGGACCTCACCCAGCTGGCCGCCGTCGCCGCCGTCGCCATCGGTGAGGGCGAAGCCTTCGACGCCGACGGCGCCTTGGTTCCGGGAGCCAAAGCGCTCGCCGATGCCGGCCTTCAACCACTCATCCTCGCTCCTGGTGAAGCGCTCGCGTTGGTGAGCGCCAACGCGTATTCCGTCGGCGCCGGAACCCTCGCCTTGCTGCGGTTGCAGCACCTGGCCCGGCTGGCCGACGTCGCGCTTTCCCTCTCGCTGGAGACCATCGCAAGGTACGACGGCGGCGGGAACCTCAGCCCGTTTTCGCCGGCCATCCAGGCGGCCAAGGCGGTTAACGGTCAAGGTGATTCAGCGGCAGCTGTGCGTCACCTGTTGAGCGGTGGCTGGATGGAGGATGTGCGTCCTGAAGTATCGGTGCAGGATGCGTTGTCTTTCCGGGCCGCGCCGCAGACGCATGGGGCGCTTCGATCCCTCGTGGCGCAGTTGAGTGCTGCGTTGGAGGTAGAGCTGAATGGTCGCGGCGACAATCCCTTGGTGGATGTCGAATCCGGGCTCATGGTGTCCGGCGGGAACTTCCAGCCGATGCAACTGGCTCTTGCGTTCGAAGGTCTGAGGGTGGCGTTGGCGCACGTGGGGATTTCCAGTGAGCGGCGCATCGCCAAGCTGTATCCACCGCAACGGGCCATCCGGGCCAAGCACTTGCACGCAGCATCGACCCAAGCCTCAGCTGAATGGTCCGGGACAGGATCGGAATCCAGTCCGGCCTCCGCGCTTGCCCAGGAGGAACTGCCGGGGCTGTTGTGGTACTCCGCGGCCGGGCTGTTGGCCGAACTCAAGTTCCTGGCTGCCCCGGCGACCCTTGGCGCACCAACCTTGTCTGCCGACGTCGAGGACCACTCAACATTGGCCCCCTTGGCCCTCCAGCAACTCGAAAAGTCGGTGGAGGTCCTGGAAAAGCTGTTGACGATCGAGGCGCTGACGGCGTCCTATCTGCTGCTCGAAGCGGGAGCTGCACAGCCGCTCGGGAAGGGGACAGGCGTCGTCGTGGGTCGACTCGCTGACGTGCTGGCCGACAGGCCATCGGCGCCGGACCTTGTGGAGCGGGCGCGGACTGAACTGCGCGGCGCCGTGGATCAGGTTTTCCCGGAAGCAGAAGAAGGGGTTGGGTCGTGGTGA
- a CDS encoding NtaA/DmoA family FMN-dependent monooxygenase (This protein belongs to a clade of FMN-dependent monooxygenases, within a broader family of flavin-dependent oxidoreductases, the luciferase-like monooxygenase (LMM) family, some of whose members use coenzyme F420 rather than FMN.), translated as MNGQSSSTLKPMLHFGWFVGHGFGVQGWGTPGYGLGYDWKKPALYQDAVRAFEQSGLDLFIIEDSLTVPDTYGGSAEVSLAHASFAPKHDPLALVPYLLSSTEHLGIVPTVSASFYPPFTAARLLATLQHFSEGQLGWNVVTSGSDLAAQNYGLDQQIEHDLRYEKAEEFVDVVRRLWRSWEPGAVLEDVSAGVFADHTKVHPINHDGDFFKVRGPLNTAPLPEEPVLVQAGASPRGKAFAGGHADVAIALARGTDGMKSYRNSIRAEAAKAGRNPDDVKVLFVLKPTVVGSAAEGEELRARRRELTQRDIDSQLNSISYLSVIDFKQFDLDAPLPELSTNSNQGTLEHFAKAAPPGSTLREILQARSGGAGDSIIGTVGEIADYLESTGSEVGGDGFLFSGFVDPVTVHGVLDKLTPELRRRGLLRKSYGNGGFRQNLLDF; from the coding sequence GTGAACGGACAGAGCAGTTCTACACTCAAGCCCATGCTGCACTTTGGATGGTTTGTGGGCCACGGATTCGGTGTCCAGGGGTGGGGTACGCCCGGTTACGGCCTGGGCTACGACTGGAAGAAACCCGCCCTGTACCAGGACGCAGTCCGGGCGTTCGAACAATCCGGGTTGGACCTCTTCATCATCGAGGATTCCCTCACCGTGCCGGACACGTATGGCGGATCGGCCGAAGTGTCCCTGGCTCATGCCTCCTTTGCGCCGAAACACGATCCGCTGGCGCTGGTCCCGTACCTGCTCTCCTCCACCGAGCACCTGGGAATCGTGCCGACGGTCAGCGCCTCGTTCTACCCGCCCTTCACTGCCGCCCGTCTCCTCGCCACGTTGCAGCACTTCTCCGAGGGTCAGTTGGGCTGGAACGTGGTTACGTCCGGCAGCGATCTCGCCGCCCAGAACTACGGGTTGGATCAGCAGATTGAACATGACCTTAGGTATGAAAAAGCGGAGGAATTCGTCGACGTCGTCAGGCGGCTCTGGCGGAGCTGGGAACCTGGCGCTGTCCTTGAGGACGTCTCCGCAGGGGTGTTTGCCGACCACACCAAGGTGCACCCAATCAATCACGACGGTGACTTCTTCAAGGTCCGCGGCCCGCTGAACACGGCGCCGTTGCCGGAGGAGCCCGTACTGGTCCAGGCGGGCGCATCTCCCCGGGGCAAGGCGTTCGCGGGTGGCCATGCTGATGTGGCCATTGCGTTGGCTCGCGGCACTGACGGCATGAAGTCCTACCGTAACTCGATTCGCGCGGAGGCCGCCAAAGCCGGCAGGAACCCCGACGACGTCAAGGTACTTTTTGTCCTGAAGCCCACCGTGGTCGGTTCTGCTGCCGAAGGCGAGGAGTTGCGTGCCCGGCGTCGTGAGCTCACCCAGCGCGACATCGACAGCCAGCTCAACTCCATCTCCTACCTCTCGGTGATCGACTTCAAGCAGTTCGACCTGGACGCACCCCTCCCGGAGCTGAGTACCAACAGTAACCAGGGGACGTTGGAACACTTCGCCAAGGCCGCGCCTCCCGGTTCCACGCTGCGCGAGATCCTGCAGGCCCGGAGCGGCGGGGCAGGGGATTCGATCATCGGCACGGTGGGCGAGATTGCCGACTACCTTGAGTCGACCGGCTCCGAGGTGGGTGGTGACGGGTTCCTCTTCTCCGGCTTCGTGGACCCGGTGACGGTGCACGGTGTTCTGGACAAGCTCACCCCTGAGCTCCGGCGGCGAGGCCTGTTGAGGAAGAGTTACGGCAACGGTGGGTTCCGGCAGAATCTCCTGGATTTCTGA
- a CDS encoding SulP family inorganic anion transporter, with protein MSSPTRTSAKDRLSGVWALKGYKLEWLRHDAVAGAALFALLVPAGMAYAQAAGLPPVTGLYATVIPLLVYAVVGPSRILVLGPDSSLAPMIAAAIVPLAAGNSERSVALAGLLAVLIGALMLAGSALKLGAITGLLSKPIRLGYLNGIALLVALSQLPAFLGIEADGDIWQKLAKVTTGLLGGEVNITALLLGVGSLALIWIPRLLKWKVPGVLLAVVGSCVATAVFGLNDDVKVTGVLPQGLPMPALGGIGWADALTLLPAAAGIALMAFADTGVLSQTLAAKEGKKVSGNREMAALGAANAATGLLGGFPISGSTSRTPVAVDAGAKSQMTGVVGSVLVLAFMLLAPGVTEYLPSATLAAVVIAAAIALADPAGVRRLLRMSRSESVVMLAAFLGVLTVGVLEGIVVAIALALLDFVRRAWDPYRTELGSEEGLPGYHDLERHPEGKRIPGLLILRFDAPLFFGNGQVLASFVREQLDEAPDESAEPITHIILAAEPITGIDTTALDDLVTLDEWLARKGVDLVFAELKGPVKDKLIRLGTAARFTPDHFYPTVGAAVRALKDR; from the coding sequence ATGAGTTCACCCACCCGCACTTCAGCCAAGGACCGTCTTTCGGGCGTCTGGGCTCTCAAGGGCTACAAACTCGAATGGTTGCGGCACGATGCCGTGGCGGGTGCTGCTCTGTTTGCCTTGCTGGTACCTGCCGGGATGGCCTATGCGCAGGCGGCCGGCCTTCCTCCTGTCACCGGGCTCTACGCCACTGTGATTCCGTTGTTGGTATACGCCGTGGTGGGGCCTTCCCGCATCCTGGTCCTGGGGCCCGACTCATCCCTTGCCCCCATGATCGCGGCCGCTATTGTGCCGCTGGCAGCTGGGAACAGCGAGAGATCAGTGGCACTCGCCGGGCTTTTGGCTGTGTTGATCGGGGCGCTCATGCTTGCGGGCTCGGCACTGAAACTGGGAGCCATCACGGGCCTGCTGTCCAAACCCATCAGGCTCGGATACTTGAACGGGATCGCACTGTTGGTGGCCCTTTCGCAGCTCCCGGCCTTTTTGGGGATTGAGGCCGACGGCGACATCTGGCAAAAGCTCGCGAAGGTCACCACCGGGTTACTGGGCGGCGAGGTCAATATCACCGCACTGCTGTTGGGAGTGGGGTCGCTGGCTCTCATCTGGATCCCCCGGCTCTTGAAGTGGAAGGTACCCGGCGTTCTGCTGGCGGTGGTTGGCTCGTGTGTGGCGACGGCGGTCTTCGGACTCAACGACGACGTGAAAGTCACCGGGGTCCTGCCGCAGGGCCTGCCCATGCCCGCGCTCGGGGGCATTGGCTGGGCCGACGCCCTGACGCTGCTCCCCGCCGCCGCCGGCATCGCGCTCATGGCTTTCGCTGACACAGGGGTGTTGTCCCAAACATTGGCAGCCAAGGAAGGGAAGAAGGTCTCCGGAAACAGGGAGATGGCAGCGCTGGGAGCAGCCAATGCTGCTACAGGCCTCCTGGGCGGATTTCCCATCTCAGGGAGTACCTCCAGGACACCGGTGGCCGTGGATGCCGGCGCAAAATCCCAGATGACAGGGGTGGTCGGCTCCGTGCTGGTGCTGGCGTTCATGCTGCTGGCTCCGGGAGTAACCGAGTACCTGCCGTCGGCAACCTTGGCCGCCGTCGTCATCGCCGCAGCCATTGCCCTCGCGGATCCTGCCGGCGTCCGGCGGCTCCTGCGGATGAGCCGCAGCGAGTCCGTGGTGATGCTGGCCGCGTTCCTGGGAGTGCTGACGGTGGGTGTGCTCGAAGGAATCGTGGTGGCCATCGCCTTGGCACTCCTGGATTTTGTCCGCAGGGCATGGGATCCGTATCGAACCGAACTCGGCTCAGAGGAAGGCCTTCCCGGCTATCACGACCTTGAACGCCACCCCGAGGGCAAGCGCATCCCCGGGCTCTTGATCCTCCGGTTCGATGCTCCCCTGTTCTTCGGCAACGGACAGGTTCTGGCCAGCTTTGTGAGGGAGCAACTCGACGAGGCCCCGGACGAGTCCGCGGAGCCCATCACCCACATCATCCTTGCCGCCGAACCGATCACCGGGATCGACACCACCGCTTTGGATGACCTGGTAACCCTGGACGAATGGTTGGCCAGGAAAGGAGTGGATCTGGTGTTTGCCGAGCTCAAAGGGCCTGTGAAGGACAAGTTGATCCGCCTCGGCACGGCTGCCCGATTTACGCCGGACCACTTCTACCCCACTGTCGGCGCGGCAGTGCGGGCGCTCAAGGACCGGTAG
- a CDS encoding DUF1737 domain-containing protein has protein sequence MPEPTEEKLSYRLITGPDNRDFCERIHNSLAEGYVLHGSPAATFNGTEVIVAQAIVLPAAIANADAAVANAVDQLENYDDEEAFEGHA, from the coding sequence ATGCCTGAACCCACTGAAGAAAAACTCTCTTACCGCCTGATTACAGGCCCGGATAACCGCGATTTCTGCGAGCGTATCCACAACTCCCTCGCCGAGGGCTATGTGCTCCATGGCAGCCCGGCAGCCACCTTCAACGGCACGGAAGTCATCGTTGCCCAAGCAATCGTGCTGCCTGCGGCGATCGCCAATGCTGATGCCGCCGTCGCCAACGCAGTGGACCAACTTGAGAACTACGACGATGAAGAAGCATTCGAGGGCCACGCATGA